In Sulfurisphaera javensis, a single genomic region encodes these proteins:
- the thsB gene encoding thermosome subunit beta → MSTTATVATTPEGIPVIILKEGSSRTYGKEALRINIAAVKAVEEALKSTYGPRGMDKMLVDSLGDITITNDGATILDKMDLQHPAAKLLVQIAKGQDEETADGTKTAVILAGELVKKAEELLYKEIHPTIIVSGFKKAEEQALKTIEEIAQKVSVNDMDILRKIAITSLNSKAVAGAREYLADIVAKAVTQVAELRGDKWYVDLDNIQIVKKHGGSINDTQIIYGIVVDKEVVHPGMPKRIENAKIALLDASLEVEKPELDAEIRINDPTQMKKFLEEEENLLKEKVDKIAATGANVVICQKGIDEVAQHYLAKKGILAVRRAKKSDLEKLARATGGRVVSNIDELTPQDLGYAALVEERKVGEDKMVFVEGAKNPKAVSILIRGGLERVVDETERAIRDALGTVADVIKDGRAVAGGGAVELEIAKRLRKYAPQIGGKEQLAIEAYASALENLVMILIENGGYDPIDLLVKLRSAHENEANKWYGINVFTGQVEDMWKLGVIEPAVVKMNAIKAATEAATLILRIDDLIAAGKKSESKGGESKSTEKKEED, encoded by the coding sequence ATGTCCACCACAGCTACAGTTGCAACTACACCAGAAGGTATTCCAGTCATTATTCTAAAAGAAGGATCAAGCAGAACATATGGAAAAGAAGCATTAAGAATAAACATTGCAGCAGTTAAGGCTGTTGAAGAAGCATTAAAAAGCACATATGGACCTAGAGGAATGGATAAAATGCTAGTAGATAGTCTCGGTGATATAACAATTACAAATGACGGCGCTACAATCCTTGATAAAATGGACTTACAACATCCTGCTGCCAAACTTTTAGTACAAATTGCGAAAGGGCAAGATGAAGAAACAGCTGATGGAACCAAAACAGCTGTTATTCTTGCAGGCGAATTAGTTAAAAAAGCAGAAGAACTTCTTTATAAAGAAATTCACCCGACAATTATAGTTAGTGGTTTTAAGAAAGCAGAAGAACAAGCACTAAAAACAATAGAAGAAATAGCTCAAAAAGTATCTGTTAACGATATGGATATATTGAGGAAAATTGCAATAACTTCGTTAAATAGTAAGGCAGTAGCTGGGGCAAGAGAATACCTAGCTGACATTGTTGCGAAAGCTGTAACACAAGTAGCTGAATTAAGAGGTGATAAATGGTATGTTGATTTAGACAATATTCAAATTGTAAAGAAACATGGAGGAAGCATAAATGATACTCAAATAATTTATGGTATAGTTGTTGATAAGGAAGTTGTACATCCTGGTATGCCAAAAAGAATTGAAAATGCAAAAATTGCATTATTAGATGCATCATTAGAAGTGGAAAAACCAGAACTAGATGCAGAGATAAGAATTAACGATCCAACTCAAATGAAGAAATTCCTCGAAGAAGAGGAGAACTTACTTAAAGAAAAAGTTGATAAAATAGCTGCAACTGGTGCTAATGTTGTAATTTGCCAGAAAGGAATTGATGAAGTAGCTCAGCATTATCTTGCAAAGAAAGGTATATTAGCAGTAAGGAGAGCGAAGAAGAGTGATTTAGAAAAATTAGCTAGAGCTACTGGTGGAAGAGTAGTATCCAATATTGATGAATTAACTCCACAAGATTTAGGATACGCTGCATTAGTAGAAGAAAGAAAGGTAGGAGAAGACAAAATGGTATTCGTTGAAGGAGCGAAGAATCCAAAAGCAGTTAGTATACTAATAAGGGGAGGTTTAGAAAGAGTTGTAGATGAAACTGAAAGAGCAATAAGAGATGCTCTAGGAACAGTAGCTGATGTAATAAAAGATGGTAGAGCAGTTGCCGGAGGAGGAGCTGTAGAACTAGAAATAGCAAAAAGATTAAGAAAGTATGCTCCACAAATAGGAGGAAAAGAGCAATTAGCAATTGAAGCATATGCATCAGCACTAGAGAACTTAGTTATGATATTAATTGAAAATGGAGGTTATGATCCAATTGATTTGTTAGTTAAATTAAGAAGTGCTCATGAAAATGAAGCTAATAAGTGGTATGGAATTAATGTATTTACTGGGCAAGTAGAAGATATGTGGAAATTAGGTGTTATAGAACCTGCGGTAGTAAAAATGAATGCTATAAAAGCCGCAACAGAAGCTGCTACTTTAATATTAAGAATTGACGATCTAATAGCTGCTGGAAAGAAGTCTGAAAGTAAAGGAGGAGAATCTAAGAGTACTGAGAAAAAAGAAGAAGACTAA
- a CDS encoding ribonuclease BN produces MSEDIDKIIILNDLKQRGRKSIVSGNYIFISMSDQFEYVIYPVNENKVLNVREIENFVEFSRKIKKKSVLAIVDKYGDVTYYLLSEINLAKK; encoded by the coding sequence ATGAGTGAAGATATTGACAAAATTATTATATTAAACGATCTAAAACAAAGAGGTAGAAAATCAATAGTAAGTGGTAATTATATTTTTATCTCGATGTCTGATCAATTTGAATATGTTATATATCCAGTAAATGAAAATAAGGTGCTAAACGTTAGGGAAATAGAAAATTTTGTAGAATTCTCTAGGAAAATTAAGAAAAAAAGTGTACTGGCTATAGTTGATAAATATGGGGATGTCACATATTATTTATTATCTGAAATAAATTTAGCTAAGAAGTGA
- a CDS encoding ATP-binding protein, with amino-acid sequence MNIKNSIYELQLTDESYYFIGFRIVGKENNNDIKIDYNSELQIAIDTVRRNKDRNLKVAIVTLLDPAPGSAILFYAKKDKDIEHLINEAILLKSMIESIAPHVTLEPISFKVNPVLPLPKVLGSVIYTGYIGQKKFDVKTDHIISGDYDIELGNILESSEIPIGIRSNDVFRHVGIFGSTGSGKSNTAALLSMELKKKGFDVIILDWHGEYKNLLRDFNVYDSQNFLVLNPIDTDDLTTMDIAELMGDALELTEPQKFLLYLGLEVLNQMHEFSFKTLLQVISANISDNTFMQRDVKFALTRKIIMLFSGLGEKLISSDNGYTYMDLGEKLRGGNIIDLSFIRSIKLRKLYALMILRFLLEYAIETRNKDRKMFIVIEEAQNYFNQMNTVISRALQEIRKFNVGLCIVSQSPSNVDQEVIKNTSIKIIHSIKSNIDKKVIADSLSLDKEGIQLMDKLDIGEALLVAPNLRKEVLIKVKKVV; translated from the coding sequence ATGAATATAAAGAATTCCATCTATGAGTTGCAGTTAACTGATGAAAGTTATTATTTTATAGGATTTCGAATAGTAGGGAAAGAGAATAATAATGACATAAAAATTGATTATAACTCAGAATTACAAATTGCGATAGATACAGTAAGAAGAAATAAAGATAGAAACTTAAAGGTAGCTATAGTAACTCTTTTAGATCCTGCCCCAGGTAGTGCGATATTATTTTACGCTAAAAAGGATAAAGATATAGAACATCTCATAAATGAAGCAATACTATTAAAGAGTATGATAGAAAGTATTGCACCCCATGTTACTTTAGAACCAATAAGTTTTAAAGTAAATCCAGTATTGCCTTTGCCAAAAGTTCTAGGAAGTGTTATATATACAGGTTACATAGGTCAAAAGAAATTTGATGTAAAAACTGATCATATAATATCTGGAGATTATGATATTGAACTAGGGAATATACTAGAATCCAGTGAAATACCTATAGGAATTAGATCAAATGATGTATTTAGACATGTAGGTATTTTTGGATCTACCGGAAGTGGAAAATCAAATACAGCTGCTCTACTTTCAATGGAATTAAAGAAAAAAGGTTTTGATGTTATTATTCTAGATTGGCATGGAGAATATAAGAATTTATTGAGAGATTTTAATGTTTATGATAGCCAAAATTTTCTAGTTTTAAATCCAATTGATACAGACGATTTAACTACAATGGATATAGCTGAACTAATGGGTGATGCATTAGAGCTTACAGAACCTCAGAAGTTCTTATTATACTTAGGTTTAGAAGTTCTCAATCAAATGCACGAGTTTAGTTTTAAAACTCTTTTACAAGTAATATCAGCTAATATTTCAGATAATACTTTTATGCAAAGAGACGTAAAGTTCGCGTTAACTAGAAAGATTATCATGCTATTTTCTGGTTTAGGTGAAAAATTGATATCATCAGATAATGGATATACATATATGGACTTAGGTGAAAAATTAAGAGGAGGAAATATTATCGATCTAAGTTTTATCAGAAGCATTAAACTTAGAAAATTATATGCTTTAATGATACTTAGGTTTTTATTAGAATATGCTATTGAGACTAGAAATAAAGATAGGAAAATGTTTATAGTAATAGAGGAAGCTCAAAACTATTTTAATCAAATGAATACTGTGATAAGTAGAGCCTTGCAAGAAATAAGAAAGTTTAACGTAGGATTGTGTATAGTTTCGCAAAGTCCTTCTAATGTAGATCAAGAGGTTATTAAGAATACTAGTATAAAGATTATACATTCTATAAAGTCAAATATTGATAAGAAAGTAATTGCGGATTCATTATCATTAGATAAGGAAGGAATACAACTTATGGATAAGTTAGATATAGGGGAAGCGTTATTAGTTGCGCCAAATTTAAGAAAAGAGGTATTAATTAAGGTAAAAAAAGTTGTTTAG
- a CDS encoding MoaD/ThiS family protein, with protein MVSVIFKGPLVSYFGSDKVILNKSYSNINELINEIDKNGMITIKGKIKSGYIILVNGKDYRLFNGIISDQDTVEIIPINHGG; from the coding sequence ATGGTAAGTGTTATTTTTAAAGGTCCATTAGTAAGTTATTTTGGTTCAGACAAGGTTATTTTAAATAAATCTTATTCTAATATTAATGAACTTATTAATGAAATAGATAAAAATGGTATGATTACTATAAAGGGCAAAATTAAGTCTGGTTATATTATTTTAGTAAACGGAAAAGACTATAGATTATTTAACGGAATAATAAGTGATCAAGATACAGTTGAGATAATTCCTATTAATCACGGTGGATAA
- the psmB gene encoding archaeal proteasome endopeptidase complex subunit beta — translation MEELPATALGVKLNDGVILAAERRLSYGGFVLSRAAKKVFKIGRFGIAGAGIMGDIQTLTRVMNVEIKYYEMYNNKPISVKAAAKLLSVILYQYKWTPFISELLFGGIDEEGPKLFVLDPIGSLIEDSYAAVGSGARVAIGVLEAEYDPNMSLDKGKEVVLKALKAAIERDVTSGDGIDILMIKRDNTSAEDFIKSF, via the coding sequence ATGGAAGAACTTCCTGCAACAGCTTTAGGAGTTAAACTCAATGATGGTGTGATTTTAGCTGCTGAGAGAAGACTTAGCTATGGCGGTTTTGTACTTAGTAGAGCTGCTAAAAAAGTTTTCAAAATAGGTAGATTTGGAATTGCTGGAGCCGGAATAATGGGTGATATTCAAACATTAACACGTGTGATGAATGTTGAAATAAAATATTATGAGATGTATAATAATAAACCTATTTCAGTAAAAGCAGCAGCTAAGTTACTTTCTGTAATACTATATCAATATAAATGGACTCCTTTTATATCTGAGCTTTTATTTGGAGGTATAGATGAAGAGGGACCTAAGTTATTTGTCCTTGATCCCATAGGTTCTCTTATTGAAGATAGTTACGCTGCAGTAGGGTCTGGGGCAAGAGTTGCAATTGGTGTTTTAGAAGCTGAATATGATCCTAATATGTCACTAGATAAAGGTAAAGAAGTAGTATTGAAGGCATTAAAAGCAGCTATTGAAAGAGATGTAACATCTGGGGATGGAATAGATATATTAATGATAAAAAGAGATAATACTTCAGCTGAAGATTTTATCAAGTCTTTTTAA
- the hisS gene encoding histidine--tRNA ligase, which yields MVSYEPVRGMKDYYGEELYKIKAVENAFIKTVKLAGYQEVETPILEEFELFALKGGEELRNTMYVFKDKAEREVALRPEFTPSIVRFYLNSLQHLPKPIRLYYIGTVYRYDEPQFGRYREFRQAGIELLGSSNILSDIEILQIITEIYRELNLIDKIRIKINNISLVRKILTKLNLDDRSQEHFLHLVDKNKINDALSMLPSSEYTELIRSILEVRKLDDLSYSKIKEEIEEKYKLNDLVQDLNQIITIRNIITEFGVEAYIDLGFVRGLAYYTGLIFEVLHPSVSFSIAGGGRYDNLVELYGGSPTPAIGFAIGVERTALVLDNLAKKENQPKIGVFVLSDNAISYAIKIIDMLRQNNYITTINLKSASVTKLIPSYAEEGYSFLIFIGKKEFEEKSVTLKNLRTKEQVTIKEDRLVEYLKQII from the coding sequence ATGGTTTCTTACGAACCTGTAAGAGGAATGAAAGATTATTACGGTGAAGAGCTTTATAAGATAAAGGCAGTTGAGAATGCTTTTATTAAAACAGTAAAACTTGCTGGATATCAAGAAGTAGAAACACCTATTCTTGAAGAGTTCGAATTATTCGCATTAAAGGGTGGGGAAGAACTAAGAAACACTATGTATGTATTTAAAGATAAAGCTGAAAGAGAAGTAGCTCTAAGACCAGAATTCACGCCAAGTATTGTAAGGTTTTACCTTAATTCTTTACAACATCTGCCAAAGCCAATTAGGTTATATTATATAGGTACAGTTTACAGGTATGATGAACCACAATTCGGCCGATATAGAGAATTTAGGCAAGCAGGAATAGAACTTTTAGGTTCTTCAAATATTTTGTCAGATATAGAAATATTACAGATTATAACAGAAATATATAGAGAGCTAAATTTAATCGATAAAATAAGAATTAAAATCAATAATATTTCATTGGTTCGAAAAATATTAACAAAATTAAACCTTGATGATCGTTCTCAAGAACATTTTCTTCACTTAGTTGATAAAAATAAAATTAATGACGCATTATCGATGCTACCTTCTTCAGAATATACAGAGCTTATAAGGTCTATCCTTGAAGTACGTAAACTTGACGATTTATCATACTCTAAAATAAAGGAAGAAATTGAAGAAAAATACAAACTTAATGATCTAGTTCAAGATTTAAATCAAATAATTACAATAAGAAATATAATAACTGAGTTTGGAGTAGAAGCTTATATTGATTTAGGATTTGTTAGAGGCTTAGCATATTACACTGGTTTAATTTTTGAAGTCCTTCATCCATCCGTTTCCTTTAGTATTGCTGGAGGAGGGAGATATGATAATCTTGTAGAACTGTATGGTGGAAGTCCTACTCCAGCAATAGGATTTGCTATAGGAGTTGAGAGAACTGCTCTCGTGCTCGATAATTTAGCAAAGAAGGAAAATCAACCAAAAATTGGTGTTTTTGTCTTATCAGATAACGCCATATCATATGCAATAAAAATAATCGATATGTTAAGGCAAAATAATTATATTACAACGATTAACCTAAAATCCGCTTCTGTCACAAAGTTAATTCCTTCATATGCTGAAGAAGGATATTCGTTTCTGATATTTATAGGTAAAAAAGAGTTTGAGGAAAAGTCAGTAACATTAAAGAACTTACGCACAAAAGAGCAAGTAACTATAAAAGAAGATAGACTGGTGGAGTATCTTAAGCAAATAATTTAA
- a CDS encoding TFIIB-type zinc ribbon-containing protein — MKCPYCGSENLVWDYKNGNLVCTECGSVLDKIYSYDNYQDNNEEIILVTKSLYPDFFQKIERITKYNKVRTVKRKGLEKIIVYNGSLLRESSLNALKAIENNEKLLLLYDIIDTHPMFQSKNSKYKLAVALYLYDKREFNRLSRNLNISEKYMKKILTKIKITEKIKLQLHMRERLNT, encoded by the coding sequence ATGAAATGCCCATATTGTGGGAGTGAGAACTTAGTATGGGATTACAAAAATGGAAACCTTGTATGTACTGAATGCGGTAGTGTACTAGATAAAATATACTCTTATGATAATTATCAAGACAATAATGAAGAAATCATATTAGTCACAAAGTCCCTATACCCGGATTTCTTTCAGAAAATTGAGAGAATAACTAAATATAATAAGGTTAGAACTGTAAAGCGTAAAGGCTTAGAAAAAATAATCGTATATAATGGTTCTTTATTAAGAGAAAGTTCTCTAAATGCATTAAAAGCTATAGAAAATAATGAAAAATTATTGCTTTTATATGATATAATCGACACGCATCCAATGTTTCAATCTAAAAACTCTAAATACAAACTTGCAGTAGCTTTATATCTTTATGATAAAAGAGAATTTAATAGATTATCAAGAAACCTAAACATAAGTGAAAAATATATGAAAAAAATTTTAACAAAAATAAAAATAACTGAAAAAATAAAATTGCAATTACACATGAGAGAAAGACTAAACACATAA